Proteins from one Gibbsiella quercinecans genomic window:
- the eno gene encoding phosphopyruvate hydratase has protein sequence MSKIVKVIGREIIDSRGNPTVEAEVHLEGGFVGLAAAPSGASTGSREALELRDGDKSRFLGKGVLKAVAAVNGPIAEAVLGKDAKDQANIDKIMIDLDGTENKSKFGANAILAVSLASAKAAAASKGIPLYEHIAELNGTPGKFSMPLPMMNIINGGEHADNNVDIQEFMIQPVGAKTLKEAVRIGSEVFHNLAKVLKAKGMNTAVGDEGGYAPNLESNAAALAAIKEAVEKAGYVLGKDVTLAMDCAASEFYNSETGNYELKGEGKTFTSQEFTHYLEGLTKEYPIVSIEDGLNESDWDGFAYQTKVLGDKIQLVGDDLFVTNTKILKEGIDKGIANSILIKFNQIGSLTETLAAIKMAKDAGYTAVISHRSGETEDATIADLAVGTAAGQIKTGSMSRSDRVAKYNQLIRIEEALGDRAPFNGRKEIKGQ, from the coding sequence ATGTCCAAAATTGTTAAAGTCATCGGCCGTGAAATCATCGACTCACGCGGCAACCCTACCGTTGAAGCTGAAGTGCATCTGGAAGGTGGTTTCGTAGGCCTGGCTGCTGCGCCATCAGGTGCTTCCACCGGTTCCCGTGAAGCACTGGAACTGCGCGACGGTGACAAGTCTCGTTTCCTGGGTAAAGGCGTACTGAAAGCGGTTGCTGCGGTAAACGGCCCAATCGCTGAAGCCGTACTGGGTAAAGATGCTAAAGACCAGGCTAACATCGATAAAATCATGATCGATCTGGACGGCACTGAAAACAAATCAAAATTCGGCGCTAACGCTATCCTGGCTGTTTCCCTGGCTTCAGCCAAAGCTGCTGCGGCTTCCAAAGGCATTCCTCTGTACGAACACATCGCTGAACTGAACGGCACCCCAGGCAAATTCTCTATGCCCCTGCCTATGATGAATATCATCAACGGTGGCGAGCACGCTGACAACAACGTTGATATTCAGGAATTCATGATTCAGCCAGTTGGCGCGAAAACCCTGAAAGAAGCGGTTCGCATCGGTTCTGAAGTGTTCCACAACCTGGCTAAAGTGCTGAAAGCCAAAGGCATGAACACTGCAGTAGGTGACGAAGGTGGCTATGCGCCAAACCTGGAATCCAACGCTGCTGCGCTGGCTGCTATCAAAGAAGCCGTAGAAAAAGCAGGTTACGTGCTGGGTAAAGACGTTACCCTGGCGATGGACTGTGCAGCTTCTGAATTCTACAACAGCGAAACCGGTAACTATGAGCTGAAAGGCGAAGGCAAAACCTTCACTTCTCAGGAATTCACTCATTACCTGGAAGGCCTGACCAAAGAATATCCGATCGTGTCCATCGAAGATGGCCTGAACGAATCTGACTGGGATGGCTTCGCATACCAGACCAAAGTGCTGGGCGACAAAATTCAGCTGGTGGGCGACGACCTGTTCGTTACCAACACCAAGATCCTGAAAGAAGGTATCGATAAAGGCATCGCTAACTCCATCCTGATCAAATTCAACCAGATCGGTTCTCTGACCGAAACGCTGGCTGCTATCAAGATGGCGAAAGACGCTGGCTACACCGCGGTTATCTCTCACCGTTCCGGTGAAACCGAAGATGCAACCATCGCCGACCTGGCGGTAGGTACTGCTGCTGGCCAGATCAAAACCGGTTCTATGAGCCGTTC
- the pyrG gene encoding glutamine hydrolyzing CTP synthase produces MTTNYIFVTGGVVSSLGKGIAAASLAAILEARGLNVTIMKLDPYINVDPGTMSPIQHGEVFVTEDGAETDLDLGHYERFIRTKMTRRNNFTTGRIYSDVLRKERRGDYLGATIQVIPHITNAIKERIIEGGEGHDVVLVEIGGTVGDIESLPFLEAIRQMAVEVGREHTLYMHLTLVPYLAAAGEVKTKPTQHSVKELLSIGIQPDVLICRSDRAVPANERAKIALFCNVPEKAVISLKDVDSIYKIPGLLKSQGLDDYICKRFSLNAPEANLAEWEQVIYEEANPGGEVTIGMIGKYIELPDAYKSVIEALKHGGLKNRLTVNIKLIDSQDVETRGVEVLKNLDAILIPGGFGYRGVEGKVMAARYARENKIPYLGICLGMQVALMEFARNMAGMENANSTEFVPDCKYPVVALITEWRDEDGNVEVRTEDGDLGGTMRVGGQLCHLTDDSLVRRMYGTPTIVERHRHRYEVNNMLLKQIEAAGLRVAGRSADNKLVEIVELPDHPWFVACQFHPEFTSTPRDGHPLFAGFVKAAGEYQKRQVK; encoded by the coding sequence ATGACAACTAATTATATTTTTGTGACCGGCGGGGTCGTATCCTCTCTGGGTAAAGGCATTGCCGCAGCCTCTCTGGCGGCTATTCTTGAAGCCCGTGGCCTCAACGTTACCATCATGAAACTGGACCCGTACATCAACGTGGATCCGGGCACCATGAGCCCGATTCAGCATGGGGAAGTTTTCGTCACCGAAGACGGCGCAGAAACCGATCTGGACCTGGGCCACTACGAGCGCTTCATTCGCACCAAAATGACGCGTCGCAACAACTTTACCACCGGCCGCATCTACTCCGACGTTCTGCGTAAAGAACGCCGTGGCGACTATCTGGGCGCGACCATTCAGGTTATTCCGCACATCACCAACGCCATCAAAGAGCGCATTATTGAAGGCGGCGAAGGCCATGACGTGGTGCTGGTTGAAATCGGCGGCACCGTCGGCGATATCGAATCCCTGCCGTTCCTGGAAGCGATCCGCCAGATGGCGGTGGAAGTCGGCCGTGAGCACACGCTGTATATGCACCTGACCCTGGTGCCGTATCTGGCAGCCGCCGGCGAAGTGAAAACCAAGCCTACCCAGCACTCGGTAAAAGAACTGCTTTCAATCGGGATCCAGCCGGATGTGCTTATTTGCCGTTCAGATCGCGCCGTTCCGGCCAATGAACGCGCGAAAATTGCGCTTTTCTGCAACGTGCCGGAAAAAGCGGTTATCTCCCTGAAAGACGTTGATTCTATTTATAAAATCCCTGGCCTATTGAAATCACAGGGGTTGGACGATTATATTTGTAAACGATTCAGCCTGAACGCACCGGAAGCGAACCTGGCTGAATGGGAACAGGTTATTTACGAAGAAGCCAATCCAGGCGGCGAAGTGACTATCGGCATGATCGGCAAATATATTGAACTGCCGGATGCTTACAAGTCTGTGATTGAAGCGCTGAAACACGGCGGCCTGAAAAACCGTCTGACCGTAAATATCAAGCTGATCGATTCGCAGGATGTTGAAACCCGCGGCGTCGAAGTTCTGAAAAATTTGGATGCTATCCTGATCCCTGGTGGTTTCGGCTACCGTGGCGTTGAGGGTAAGGTGATGGCCGCACGCTATGCGCGCGAGAACAAAATCCCTTACCTGGGTATTTGCCTGGGGATGCAGGTTGCGCTGATGGAATTTGCCCGCAACATGGCCGGAATGGAAAACGCGAACTCCACCGAGTTTGTGCCGGACTGTAAGTACCCGGTTGTGGCGTTGATTACCGAATGGCGCGATGAAGACGGCAATGTTGAAGTGCGTACGGAAGATGGCGATTTGGGCGGCACCATGCGCGTTGGCGGTCAACTGTGCCATCTGACGGATGACAGTCTGGTGCGCCGCATGTATGGTACGCCAACGATTGTTGAACGCCATCGTCACCGCTATGAAGTCAACAATATGCTGTTGAAGCAAATTGAAGCAGCGGGGCTCCGCGTAGCGGGCCGCTCTGCCGACAACAAGCTGGTTGAGATTGTTGAATTGCCTGATCATCCGTGGTTTGTCGCTTGTCAATTCCACCCGGAATTTACCTCGACGCCGCGTGATGGGCATCCGTTGTTCGCCGGCTTCGTCAAGGCGGCGGGTGAATACCAGAAACGTCAGGTAAAATAA
- the mazG gene encoding nucleoside triphosphate pyrophosphohydrolase gives MTQVTSLQRLLTIMKKLRDPQTGCPWDRTQTFDSIAPYTLEETYEVLDAIQRQDYDDLRDELGDLLFQVVFYAQMGQEQGLFDFQDICHAISDKLERRHPHIFGDASAADTAAVAARWEKIKTQERAEKALHSALDDIPQALPALMKAHKIQKRCAAVGFDWNTLGPVVDKVYEEIDEVMHEARQAVVDEKKLEEELGDLLFATVNLTRHLGHKAENALQAANRKFERRFRQVEAIIGQQGMSMNDATLEQMEAAWQQVKQQEN, from the coding sequence ATGACCCAAGTGACATCATTGCAACGCTTGTTGACCATCATGAAAAAGCTGCGTGACCCGCAGACGGGCTGCCCGTGGGATCGCACGCAGACCTTTGACAGCATCGCGCCTTACACGCTGGAAGAAACCTACGAAGTGCTGGATGCCATTCAACGCCAGGATTATGACGATCTGCGCGATGAACTGGGCGATTTGTTGTTCCAGGTGGTGTTTTACGCCCAGATGGGCCAGGAGCAGGGGCTGTTTGATTTCCAGGATATTTGCCACGCCATCAGCGATAAGCTGGAACGCCGCCATCCGCATATTTTTGGCGATGCCAGTGCGGCTGATACCGCCGCCGTTGCCGCGCGCTGGGAAAAGATAAAAACGCAAGAGCGCGCCGAAAAAGCGCTGCATTCTGCGCTGGATGATATTCCCCAGGCGCTGCCGGCGTTAATGAAGGCGCACAAAATCCAAAAGCGTTGTGCGGCGGTCGGCTTTGACTGGAACACGCTGGGGCCGGTGGTGGACAAGGTGTACGAAGAAATCGACGAAGTGATGCACGAGGCGCGTCAGGCGGTGGTGGACGAGAAAAAGCTGGAAGAGGAACTGGGCGATCTGCTGTTCGCCACGGTGAATCTCACCCGTCACTTGGGCCATAAGGCGGAAAATGCGTTGCAGGCGGCGAACCGCAAGTTTGAACGCCGTTTTCGCCAGGTTGAGGCGATTATCGGGCAGCAGGGCATGAGCATGAACGACGCCACGCTGGAGCAAATGGAAGCGGCCTGGCAGCAGGTGAAACAGCAGGAAAACTGA
- the relA gene encoding GTP diphosphokinase: protein MVAVRSAHLNKAGEFALDAWIASLGLSNSQSCERLAATWQYCEQQTKGHPDAALLLWRGLEMVEILSTLSMDNDSMRAALLFPLVDAGVVQEAALDEAFGKHITSLVHGVRDMDAIRQLKATHNDSMGSEQVDNVRRMLLAMVEDFRCVVIKLAERIAHLREVKDAPEDERVLAAKECSNIYAPLANRLGIGQLKWELEDFCFRYLHPEEYKRIAKLLHERRIDREQFIDDFVASLRKAMADEGIKVEIYGRPKHIYSIWRKMQKKHLAFDELFDVRAVRIVAERLQDCYAALGIVHTHFRHLPDEFDDYVANPKPNGYQSIHTVVLGPRGKTVEIQIRTRQMHEDAELGVAAHWKYKEGVGVATVRSGYEERIAWLRKLIAWQEEMADSGEMLDEVRSQVFDDRVYVFTPKGDVVDLPAGSTPLDFAYHIHSDVGHRCIGAKIGGRIVPFTYQLQMGDQVEIITQKQPNPSRDWLNPNLGYVTTSRGRSKIHNWFRKQDRDKNILAGRQMLDNELEHLCISLKEAEKLLIPRYNMNSLDEVLAAIGGGDIRLNQMVNFLQSKLNQPSAEEQDREALRQLVQQKAPPATRKKDDGRVVVEGVGNLMHHIARCCQPIPGDDIVGFITHGRGISIHRADCDQLAELQENAPERIVDAVWGESYSSGYSLVVRVIANDRSGLLRDITTILANEKVNVLGVSSRSDTKKQLATIDMDIEIYNQVVLGRVIAKLNQLPDVIDAKRLHGN, encoded by the coding sequence ATGGTTGCGGTAAGAAGTGCACATCTGAATAAGGCCGGAGAGTTTGCACTGGATGCGTGGATTGCCAGCTTGGGGTTATCCAATTCACAGTCTTGTGAGCGGTTGGCCGCAACCTGGCAATATTGTGAGCAGCAGACCAAGGGCCACCCGGATGCGGCACTGCTGCTGTGGCGTGGCCTGGAGATGGTGGAAATCCTCTCGACGCTGAGCATGGATAACGACAGCATGCGCGCGGCGCTGCTGTTCCCGCTGGTGGATGCCGGCGTGGTGCAGGAAGCCGCGCTGGATGAAGCCTTCGGCAAGCACATCACCAGCCTGGTGCACGGCGTGCGCGACATGGACGCCATCCGCCAGTTGAAAGCCACCCATAACGATTCCATGGGCTCGGAGCAAGTGGATAACGTGCGGCGTATGCTGCTGGCGATGGTGGAAGATTTCCGCTGCGTGGTGATCAAGCTGGCGGAGCGTATTGCCCACCTGCGTGAAGTGAAAGACGCGCCGGAAGACGAGCGCGTGCTGGCGGCGAAAGAGTGCTCGAATATCTATGCGCCGCTGGCCAACCGCCTGGGTATCGGCCAACTTAAGTGGGAGCTGGAGGATTTCTGCTTCCGCTACCTGCATCCGGAAGAGTACAAACGTATCGCTAAGCTGCTGCATGAGCGGCGTATCGATCGTGAACAGTTTATTGATGACTTTGTGGCCTCGCTGCGCAAGGCGATGGCGGATGAAGGCATCAAGGTCGAAATCTATGGCCGGCCAAAGCATATCTACAGCATCTGGCGCAAAATGCAGAAGAAGCACCTCGCTTTCGACGAGCTGTTTGACGTGCGAGCGGTGCGCATTGTGGCCGAGCGCCTGCAGGATTGCTATGCGGCGTTGGGCATCGTCCATACCCACTTCCGCCATTTGCCGGATGAGTTTGACGACTATGTCGCCAACCCCAAACCCAACGGCTACCAGTCGATCCACACTGTGGTGCTTGGCCCGCGCGGCAAAACGGTTGAGATCCAGATCCGCACCCGCCAGATGCACGAAGACGCCGAGCTGGGCGTGGCCGCACACTGGAAATACAAAGAAGGCGTGGGCGTCGCGACGGTGCGTTCCGGCTATGAAGAACGCATTGCGTGGCTGCGTAAACTGATCGCCTGGCAGGAAGAGATGGCGGATTCCGGCGAGATGCTGGATGAAGTGCGCAGCCAGGTTTTCGACGACCGCGTGTACGTGTTTACCCCGAAGGGGGACGTGGTGGATTTGCCCGCCGGCTCCACGCCGCTTGATTTCGCCTACCACATCCACAGCGATGTGGGGCATCGCTGCATCGGCGCCAAGATTGGCGGGCGCATCGTGCCGTTCACCTACCAGTTGCAGATGGGCGACCAGGTGGAAATCATCACCCAGAAGCAGCCGAACCCTAGCCGCGATTGGCTGAACCCCAACCTGGGCTATGTCACCACCAGCCGCGGGCGTTCGAAGATCCACAACTGGTTCCGCAAGCAGGATCGCGATAAAAACATCCTTGCCGGGCGGCAGATGCTGGATAACGAACTGGAGCATCTGTGCATCAGCCTGAAAGAAGCCGAGAAACTGCTGATCCCGCGTTACAACATGAACTCGCTGGATGAAGTGCTGGCGGCGATCGGCGGTGGCGATATCCGGCTGAACCAGATGGTGAACTTCCTGCAAAGCAAGCTCAACCAGCCAAGCGCCGAAGAGCAGGATCGCGAAGCGCTGCGCCAACTGGTGCAGCAGAAAGCGCCGCCGGCCACGCGCAAAAAAGACGACGGCCGCGTGGTGGTGGAAGGGGTCGGCAACCTGATGCACCACATTGCCCGTTGCTGCCAGCCTATCCCGGGCGACGATATCGTCGGCTTTATTACGCACGGGCGCGGTATCTCGATCCACCGCGCGGATTGCGATCAGTTGGCGGAGCTGCAAGAGAATGCGCCGGAACGTATTGTCGATGCGGTGTGGGGTGAAAGCTACTCCAGCGGTTATTCGCTGGTGGTGCGGGTGATCGCCAACGATCGCAGCGGCCTGCTGCGCGACATCACCACTATCCTGGCCAATGAAAAGGTCAACGTGCTGGGCGTGTCCAGCAGGAGCGACACCAAAAAACAGTTGGCCACCATCGATATGGATATCGAGATCTACAACCAGGTGGTACTGGGGCGGGTGATCGCCAAGCTGAACCAACTGCCGGACGTGATCGACGCCAAACGCCTGCACGGCAACTGA
- the rlmD gene encoding 23S rRNA (uracil(1939)-C(5))-methyltransferase RlmD: MAQFYSPKRRVTTRQASQILTVAVADLDPFGQGVARHNGKAVFVPGVLPGEQAEIQLTEDKRQFAKGRLKKLLNRSPQRVEPRCPHFGVCGGCQQQHADEALQQQSKAAALQRLIGRETGVAVQPEAVIAGPAYGYRRRARLGLAWQPRQQQLQMGFRQAASNELVNIRQCPVLVPELEQLLAPLYRCLAGLDAARHLGHAELVQADNGSVLVLRCMAVLQEKDRQALLAFARQNALTLYLAPDSERLDKLCGEAPYYQVDGLRLTFSPRDFIQVNDAVNQQMVAQAMAWLDIQPTDRVLDLFCGMGNFTLPLARRARAVVGIEGVATLVANGQYNAHQNSLENVAFFHENLEADIEQQPWAAQGFDKVMLDPARAGAAGVMSHIVKLAPERVVYVSCNPATLARDSKVLLDAGYRLARVRMLDMFPHTGHLESMALFINGKTPAAAAK; encoded by the coding sequence ATGGCGCAATTCTACTCTCCCAAACGCCGCGTGACGACCCGGCAGGCTTCACAAATATTAACCGTAGCGGTAGCGGATCTCGATCCGTTCGGCCAGGGTGTGGCGCGCCACAACGGTAAAGCGGTGTTTGTGCCGGGCGTATTGCCGGGCGAACAGGCGGAAATTCAACTGACGGAAGATAAGCGCCAGTTCGCCAAAGGCCGGCTGAAAAAGCTGCTAAACCGCAGCCCGCAGCGGGTAGAACCACGTTGCCCACACTTTGGCGTATGCGGCGGCTGCCAACAGCAACATGCCGATGAGGCGCTGCAACAGCAAAGCAAAGCCGCCGCGCTGCAGCGTTTGATCGGCCGTGAAACCGGCGTGGCCGTACAGCCCGAAGCGGTAATCGCCGGCCCGGCCTATGGCTATCGCCGCCGGGCCCGGCTGGGGCTGGCCTGGCAGCCCAGGCAGCAGCAGTTGCAGATGGGGTTCCGCCAGGCGGCGTCGAATGAACTGGTGAACATCAGGCAGTGCCCGGTGCTGGTGCCTGAGCTGGAACAACTGCTGGCGCCGCTGTACCGCTGCCTGGCGGGGCTGGACGCCGCCCGGCATCTCGGCCATGCGGAACTGGTGCAGGCCGACAACGGATCGGTGCTGGTGCTGCGCTGCATGGCGGTATTGCAGGAGAAGGATCGCCAGGCGCTGCTGGCGTTCGCCCGGCAAAACGCGCTGACGCTTTATTTGGCGCCGGACAGCGAACGCCTGGATAAACTGTGCGGTGAAGCACCGTATTATCAGGTTGACGGTCTACGCTTAACCTTCAGCCCGCGCGATTTCATCCAGGTGAACGATGCCGTCAATCAGCAAATGGTGGCGCAGGCGATGGCGTGGCTGGATATCCAGCCAACCGACCGGGTGTTGGATCTTTTCTGCGGCATGGGCAACTTCACGCTGCCGTTGGCCCGGCGCGCCAGGGCGGTTGTCGGCATTGAAGGTGTTGCCACGCTGGTGGCGAATGGGCAGTATAATGCACATCAGAATTCGCTGGAAAATGTCGCGTTCTTCCATGAAAACCTGGAAGCGGACATTGAGCAGCAGCCTTGGGCAGCACAAGGGTTTGATAAAGTGATGCTGGATCCCGCGCGCGCTGGCGCAGCCGGGGTGATGTCACATATTGTAAAACTGGCACCAGAGCGGGTGGTTTACGTCTCCTGTAACCCAGCCACGCTGGCCCGCGACAGTAAAGTGTTGCTGGATGCCGGTTATCGTCTTGCTCGTGTACGGATGCTGGATATGTTCCCGCACACAGGGCATCTTGAGTCAATGGCGCTGTTTATTAACGGTAAGACGCCGGCGGCCGCTGCAAAGTAG
- the barA gene encoding two-component sensor histidine kinase BarA, with protein sequence MTKYSLRARMMILILAPTLLIGLLLSTFFVVHRYNELQEQLVDAGVSIIEPLAVASEYGMTFHSRESVRQLVSLLHRRHSDIVRSITVFDAQNNLFVTSNYHHNVSRLQLPKGVPVPSELMLTRRGDSLILRTPILPENHYPDEATSTDVQQDQDNNLGYVAIELDLQSMRLQQYKEVFVSTLLLLLCMCIAILFAYRLMRDVTGPIRNMVNTVDRIRRGQLDSRVEGFMLGELQMLKNGINSMAMSLTAYHEEMQQNIDQATSDLRETLEQMEIQNVELDLAKKRAQEAARIKSEFLANMSHELRTPLNGVIGFTRQMLKTELSATQADYLQTIERSANNLLSIINDVLDFSKLEAGKLVLEHIPFSLRDTLDEVIVLLAPSAHEKGLELTLDVHNDVPDQVIGDSLRLQQVITNLLGNAVKFTETGNIDIRIEQRNQLAHQVELEVQIHDTGIGISERQQSQLFQAFRQADASISRRHGGTGLGLVITQKLVKEMGGDICFHSQLNRGSTFWFHITLDLNEDMLSLPPSLPDLRGKTLAYIESNPIAAQATLNMLSVTQLVVTHSPTLGQLPKNDYDFLLMGVPIPFRDNMAQHTDMLVAALRYARRVILALPSQSQLDAEQLKAQGAIGCLTKPVTSNRLFPLLRAETPCTPQPQAAHKRLPLTVMAVDDNPANLKLIGTLLAEQVEHTLLCESGEEAIALARDNVLDLILMDIQMPNIDGIRTSELIHQMPHHTSTPIVAVTAHAISGEREHLLQAGMDDYLAKPIDEAMLTRVLSRYHSSGHGDTVTVVPRGGTASGEPLLSLDWPLALRQAANKADLAQDLLQMLVEFLPQVSERVQALLEGVEDDGILDLIHKLHGSCSYSGVPRLKQLCFYIEQQLRQGVSQQELEPEWLELLDEIELVNQAAKAHLAAE encoded by the coding sequence ATGACCAAATACAGCCTGCGTGCGCGCATGATGATACTGATCCTGGCGCCAACGTTATTGATAGGTTTGTTGCTCAGTACTTTCTTCGTTGTGCACCGTTACAACGAGCTGCAGGAACAGTTGGTGGATGCCGGCGTCAGCATCATCGAGCCGCTCGCCGTCGCCAGCGAATATGGCATGACGTTCCACAGCCGTGAATCGGTCAGGCAACTGGTTAGCCTGCTACACCGCCGCCATTCCGACATTGTACGTTCAATCACAGTGTTTGATGCGCAAAATAATCTGTTCGTCACGTCTAATTATCACCATAACGTCTCCCGGCTGCAGTTGCCCAAAGGTGTGCCAGTCCCCAGCGAACTGATGCTGACGCGCCGCGGCGATTCCCTGATCCTGCGCACACCGATCCTGCCTGAAAACCATTACCCGGACGAGGCCACCAGTACGGATGTCCAACAGGATCAGGATAACAATCTTGGCTATGTGGCGATCGAACTGGATCTGCAATCGATGCGCCTGCAGCAATATAAAGAAGTGTTCGTCTCCACGTTATTGCTGCTGCTGTGCATGTGTATCGCCATTTTGTTCGCCTACCGCCTGATGCGTGACGTGACCGGCCCGATTCGCAACATGGTGAACACCGTCGATCGCATCCGCCGCGGCCAACTGGATAGCCGGGTAGAGGGTTTCATGCTCGGCGAACTGCAAATGTTGAAAAACGGCATCAACTCGATGGCGATGTCATTGACCGCCTACCACGAAGAGATGCAGCAGAATATCGATCAGGCCACCTCGGATCTGCGGGAAACCCTGGAACAAATGGAGATCCAGAACGTCGAGCTGGATCTGGCGAAAAAGCGCGCTCAGGAAGCGGCACGCATTAAATCCGAATTCCTGGCGAATATGTCGCATGAACTGCGCACCCCGCTTAACGGGGTGATCGGCTTTACCCGCCAGATGCTAAAAACCGAACTGAGCGCCACCCAGGCCGACTATCTGCAAACCATCGAACGCTCGGCCAACAACCTGTTGTCGATCATCAACGATGTGCTGGATTTCTCCAAGCTGGAGGCCGGCAAACTGGTGCTGGAACATATTCCGTTCTCGCTGCGCGACACCCTGGATGAAGTGATCGTGCTGTTGGCGCCCAGCGCGCATGAAAAAGGGCTGGAGCTCACCCTGGACGTGCACAACGACGTGCCCGATCAGGTTATCGGCGACTCACTGCGCCTGCAGCAAGTGATCACCAACCTGTTAGGCAACGCGGTGAAATTCACCGAAACCGGCAACATCGATATCCGCATTGAGCAACGCAACCAACTGGCCCACCAGGTGGAGCTGGAAGTGCAGATCCACGATACCGGCATCGGTATCTCCGAACGCCAGCAATCACAGCTGTTCCAGGCTTTCCGCCAGGCGGACGCCAGTATTTCGCGCCGCCACGGCGGCACCGGGCTTGGGCTGGTGATCACGCAAAAGCTGGTGAAGGAGATGGGCGGCGATATCTGTTTCCACAGCCAGTTGAACCGTGGCTCCACCTTCTGGTTCCACATTACGCTCGATCTGAACGAAGACATGCTGTCACTGCCGCCAAGCCTGCCGGATCTGCGCGGGAAAACTCTGGCGTATATCGAGTCTAACCCGATCGCCGCCCAGGCAACGCTCAATATGCTGAGCGTCACCCAACTGGTGGTGACCCATTCCCCGACGCTCGGCCAACTGCCGAAAAATGATTACGACTTCCTGCTGATGGGGGTGCCGATCCCCTTCCGTGACAATATGGCGCAGCATACCGACATGCTAGTCGCGGCCCTGCGCTATGCCCGGCGGGTGATCCTGGCGTTGCCGAGCCAATCACAGCTTGACGCCGAACAGCTTAAAGCACAGGGCGCCATCGGCTGCCTGACCAAGCCCGTCACCAGTAACCGCCTGTTCCCGCTGCTACGCGCCGAAACGCCGTGCACGCCCCAGCCGCAGGCCGCGCATAAACGCCTGCCGTTAACCGTGATGGCCGTGGACGACAACCCGGCCAACCTGAAGCTGATTGGCACCTTGTTGGCGGAACAGGTTGAGCACACCCTGTTGTGCGAAAGCGGTGAAGAGGCCATTGCCCTGGCGCGCGATAACGTACTGGATTTGATTCTGATGGATATTCAGATGCCCAATATCGACGGTATCCGTACCAGCGAGCTGATCCACCAGATGCCGCACCACACCTCAACGCCGATCGTGGCCGTGACCGCCCACGCCATCAGCGGCGAACGTGAACACCTGCTTCAGGCCGGGATGGATGACTACCTGGCGAAACCTATCGATGAGGCCATGCTGACGCGGGTGCTGTCCCGCTATCACAGCAGCGGCCACGGCGATACCGTCACGGTGGTGCCGCGCGGCGGTACGGCTAGCGGCGAACCGCTGCTGTCCCTGGACTGGCCGTTGGCGCTGCGCCAGGCGGCCAACAAAGCCGATCTGGCGCAGGATCTGTTACAGATGCTGGTGGAATTCCTGCCGCAGGTTAGCGAACGGGTACAGGCGCTGCTGGAAGGCGTAGAGGATGACGGTATTCTGGATCTGATCCACAAACTGCACGGCAGTTGCAGCTACAGCGGCGTGCCGCGGCTCAAGCAATTGTGTTTCTATATCGAACAGCAGCTACGCCAGGGCGTCAGTCAACAAGAACTGGAGCCGGAATGGCTGGAACTGCTGGATGAAATTGAGCTGGTCAACCAGGCGGCAAAGGCCCATTTGGCCGCTGAGTAA